TCCTTTGATACTTTTTCAAACGAAGGTGTACGGTCAACCGATTTCAAACAAATAAGTCCGAAAAATTCTGGTCCGGAATTCTAATCTTTCATTTACTGGAATACAAAATTCTTCTGATAAAAATATTGGAACGAAACAAGAATGATCATTCAGGAAAAAAAGCCAAAGGAACTCTTAGAAGATCGAATCTTTACGATCTCGAACTTTCTCTCCGTGAGCAGGGTTTTCCTTCTGCCTTTTTTTATCACGTTTACAAAGACTTATATGGAAGATCCGGAAAAAACGGAATTCCTACTCTACGCTGTCTTTACTTGTATCATTGCGGTGATCACTGATTATCTCGACGGTTTTTTGGCACGTCTTCTCAACCAAGAATCCGTCTTGGGACGTTATCTGGATCCGGTCTGCGATAAGATCGTCACGGTTGGCGGGCTTTCGGTGATCGTTCACTACTTCCGTTTTCCTTCTTGGATTCTCATTGCCTATGTGATCCGAGAAATTTTGGGGGTTTGGTTGGGAAGTTTTCTCTACCTCAAGAGAGGAATTCAGGGAAAACCGAATTGGTGGGGAAAGTTCGGAGTTGGACTCGTAGCGATCGCAGTTCTCTGGTATATGTGCATTCCTTTGATCGAGATGCAGATCGACGGAGAGAGTTTTCTAAAACATCCTGAATATTCCGGATACGTCCTAGTCCTCATTCTCTCCATTGGAATTTTTGCTTATTCCAAGCGTTATTGGAATATCGTCTTTCATCCCGAAAAAATTCAAATCGATCCGGACGACAGAAAGACTCGAAAGAAATACGAACTCGTTTGATCGGAATTCCTTGACTCCCAAGAGTCCTCTCACATCCTGTCCCTTGCAACCGCTCGGGTGGTGGAATTGGTAGACACGCAAGCTTGAGGTGCTTGTGCCGATTAGGTGTAGGGGTTCGAGTCCCCTCTCGAGCAAGAATCTTTCCTCTTTTTTAAAATCATACAATCCATTTCCAAAAAAATCGGGACTCGAAGCGAGCTTCGGTAAATCGTTTTGAGCTTTCGTAAAAAGCGAAAAACGATTCTGAGGAACAGGATGTTCCGAGGCCAAAGCGAGACTCCGTGGAGCTAAGTCGCGCAGGATGCGAGACTGCGTAACGGCGAGTCCCCTCAAATTTCGACCCATAGGGAGAAATTTGCTGAGTTTTACTCGAGCAAGAATCTTTCCTCTTTTTTAAAATCATTCAATCCATTTCCAAAGAATCGGGACTCGAAGCGAGCTTTGGTCAGAATTGCAGGTTGCAACCGCGCGTTATAGCTCATCCATTCCTAAAACGAAAGTGTCTTTCCTTGTTTTGACTACTGCCTTGTTTAGAAAGAAAACTCAAAACGAAAATAGGCAGATTTGTGTGAGCTCCTACAAAATAGAAAGGTCCTCGTGAAACCACGATTTTGTGCTCTTCGAAAAAGTTTCCGGGAACATTCCTCCATCACCAAAAAAATGTTCATCCCGGAACATCAGGCACAGCGCCGCTTCACAGAGGATTTTCGGACTTTAGAAAGATTTCGATTTTCGATAAACTAACTTTGGTTCTTCGTGCATAAGCGTATTCCAGAAGAGATTGCGAAATACCGCACGATCAAAAAAGGAATCCGAACGAAAACACTTTCTTCTTATAAAAATCCCCGTCCAGTCCTCTCTTCTGAAAAATTCTATCAGAATTGGAAGCATCTCAAAAGCTTTGAGAAATCACCACGTTCTTCAAATAGGAAAATCATGCTCTACGAAATCACAATTCTTCAGTTCTCCAAGATGCTTAAAAATCTCAGCGTTCTCTTGGAAAAAGGGGCCTCCTACGCGGAAACAAAAAAAGTCGACGTCGAGATTCTTCTGAATGCAAGGCTTGCTCTTGATCAGTTTCATCTGATCAAACAAGTGCAGATCGCCTGCGACACGGCAAAATTAGGCGTATCTCGTTTGACCGGGAAGGAAGCTCCCAAACACGACGACCAGGAAAAAACACTTCCCGAACTTCAGAAAAGAATTCAATCCGTCCTCTCTTATCTCGGAACGTTTACGGAGAAGGATTTTAGCGAAGCCATCGATCGTAGGATCTCACAACCACGCTGGGAAGGAAAGTATCTCACCGGAAAAGAATTTGCAATCCAACACGCCATCCCGAATTTCTATTTTCATATTACAACCGCGTATTCTATCTTACGTCACAACGGAGTGGATATCGGAAAGAAGAATTATCTGGGTGATATGCCCTTTAAGAATTGATCCTAGAATCATCTAAACACGAGGTAATCTTTGAATTCGATCGTACCCAAAATTCTTAACTTCCCTTGGTTGTGGCTTGTTTTGATTTTACTTTCTTTCCATACCTTTTGCCGTGCTCCTGAAAAAGAATCGAACACGTCGAAAGAATCAAATCCCAAAGGAATCCCGGTTCTGATCTATCACGAAATTGTAACGGAAAACGATCGGGAACCGGGAGAAACGGTCATCTCCCTAAAAAAGTTCGAGGAACAGATGGAATATCTTTCCTCACACGGATATCATCCGATTTCCATGAAGGAACTCCTTCTTTATATGAAGAAGGGAACAACTCTTCCCGATCGTTCGATCGTCCTTAACTTTGACGACGGCTGGAAGAATGTCCTAAACGCGGTCCCGATTCTTAAAAAACATTCGTTCCCGGCTTCTTTCTGGATCATCTCCGGACCCAAAGGAATCGGAAATGGCGAATATCTAGAATGGTCCGATATCAAAGAACTCTCTGCAAACCCCCTTTTCGAAATCGGTTCCCACTCCTATAGTCATCCTTGGAATCCAAAGGACAATCTTGTGACCTGGGTCGATAAGAAGGTTCCTGGAAAGGGAAACAAAGAAGCACTCTTTGAACTCAGAGAATCCAAAAAGATCTTAGAAGAAAAGTTAGGAATTCCAATCGATTATCTGGCTTGGCCTTGCGGTTGGTACAATGAAACCTTAGTTCAATTGGCAAAACGTTCCGGTTACAAAGCGCTCCTCACAACAAAAGACGGCGCCAATGTCCCGGGAGGCGATCCGTTTCACGTAAAAAGAATCTTCATCGATGGACAATGCGATCTAGCAACGTTTGTTGAACAATTGGAAAATCCACGTTACATCGTATGTCAAAAGACACAGAAGTCTACGCAAGGAAACTCACCTTATTCTTATTAGAATTCTTTAAATTTACGAAACTTGATAAAAATTTCCTTCACTCGAAAATAATTATGAATTACATAACGAAGGGTAATTTTTGATATAGTAGATTCAGTACAATTTAGATGAGAAAGAATCCGGCTCTCGTAGCAGAATCCATGAATTTGAAGACAAATCGGTATTATAGCAACCAGATCTGGATCACACGCATTTTCCTTTTTCTGACGATCGTCTCCTGCGTCTTTGCGTGCATCGAGATGTTTCAAATTCTCGTGGAAGAAATCCTGGATCACAGGCCTTTTGCCGCCATCGGCCAAATCGCCTTTATCGTCATTATCACGTTGCTCACTTACGGGAACTTCGTTTATCAATTTACCCGTCTCGGATATTTCAAAAGGCTTTTAAAACACAATCCGCCGGAACGGGAAGAATTAGAAGAAATCTACCAGGTCGATTCCCCTCCCTTAGCGGTATTGGTGCCTTCCTATAAGGAAGAATTGGATATCGTTCGAGAAACTCTCTTGTCCGCGGCACTCCAGGACTATCCGAATCGAAGAGTGGTTCTCCTGATCGACGATCCTCCACAACCGAAAAACTATTCCGATTTCGAAGCCCTTCAGAAGATGAGAAATCTTCCGACTTCGCTTCAACAAGAATTCGAAGAAGCGTGCGCTCCGTTCGCAACAGCGAAAGCGGAATTCTTAAAACGCAAACGTATGGGTTCTCTTGATTTTTCGATTGAGACCGAAGAGCTGATTCGTCACTACCAAAACGTCTCCCTTTGGTTTCAAAATCGGATTCTAAACTATGACGATCATTCGATCAAAAGAGAACTCCCGGAACATACCCGCGTCTTTATGCGGGACCGTTTTTTTGCAAAATGGGAAGAATTGCATTCCGAAAGAATTTTAGAATTGGAGAATCTTCTTTCCCAAGGCGGAGCTTCCCTCGAAAGAATCGAAAAGGAATACAATCGCCTTTCCTGTCTTTTTTCCGTAGAATTCACGAGCTTTGAAAGAAAAAAATATCTCAACCTTTCCCACCTTCCGAACAAAGCGATGAACTTGAACAGTTACATCTATCTTTTAGGAAAGAAATGGAAGGAAAGAGAAGAATCGCACGGAACTTTTCTGGAAGAAACGGAGGAAGCGAACGCTTCTTTTGAAATCCCTTCCGCTGAATTTTTAATTACTCTGGACGCGGACAGCGCTCTTCTTCCGGACTACGTTTTAAAATTGGCGAAGGTCATGGCCTCTCCTAAGAACGAACGAGTTGCAGTGGCACAAACTCCTTATAGCGCAATTCCCGGAGCCCCTAACCTTCTGGAACAAATGGCAGGAGCGACCACCGATATCCAGTATCAGATTCACCAAGGGTTTACTCATTTTGGAGCGACCTTTTGGGTCGGCGCCAACGCAATGCTCCGATACAAAGCACTTCTCGATATCTGCACCGTCTATGAAGAACGAGGATACAAAATTCATCGTTATATCCAAGACAATACAGTCATTGAAGATACCGAATCCAGTATCGATCTTTTAGACGTAAATTGGAATTTATACAACTATCCGGAACGTCTTGCTTATAGCGCAACACCGGCGGATTTTGGTTCTCTTTTGATCCAAAGAAGAAGATGGGCAAACGGTGGATTGATCATTCTTCCGAAACTTTTACGCCACGTATTTCAATGGCCTTGGAGTCTTCCAAAATTTGTCGAAGCATTCTTTCGGGTTCACTATCTCGGTTCGATCGCGGCGGTGAATATTGGATTGGTCATTTTAATGGGAAGTCCACTCGGAGAAGGAATGGAAACCTATTGGATTGCCATCTCTTCTCTTCCATACTTTTTTCTCTACGGAATGGATCTCGTGGAAATGGGTTATCGTTGGATGGACGTCTTCCGCGTTTATGCCCTCAATTTACTTCTCATTCCCGTGAATCTCGCCGGAGTTTTGATGTCTTTGAACCAAGCGGTTACCGGAAAACAAATCCCATTCAGCAGAACGCCGAAGGTCATCGGAAGAACCGCAATGCCTGCTCTGTATGTAATCGCGGAATACGCGCTTATGGCTCAGCTGTTCTTCGGCTTTGTTACGAATTACCTCCATAGAAACTGGGCTTATTCTTTTTATAACCTCGCAAACGCGTTGATGTTAGGTTACGCGATCGCGAAGTTTATCGGACTCAGGGCTAGTTGGGAAGATCTGACGCTTTCACTGAACAAACCGCCAGCCGAAATCGTGGAAACCGTCGCCCAATTCGTTGAACCGAGGGTTACAATCGAACTGGAAGCCGCCATGCTTTACGGAAACGATTCATCGGAAAAAGATCAGATTCATTGATCCCGACTTTTTTTACTTCGGGTGTTGTATCTCTGCAAGTTTCCAAAAGGAAACCCTTTGTGGGAAGCACCGACTTGAGCGCCTCTAAATTCCTCTTGTAATTTGGTTCCTGGGAAAAACTCTCGTTCTATATGTCTGCAAATCCAGGACCGGTATCCGTACAGGAAGTTTTGTACAAAGCGCGGTTATTCTTTTCCGGATTTTTCCTCTGTCTTCTTTTGATCTCTGGATTCGTTTTTCTCTCCCCTCTTTTCTTAATCAAAGACAGCCCGTTTCCCAAAAGCGACGCTCTCGTATTGGAAGTAAAGGAAACACTTCCGCGCGACATTCTCAAAAATGCGGCCGATGGTTTTAAAAAAGGGTACGCAGGGATTCTGATCGTCCTCTATTCTCCTGCCACCGCAAATTCCAATGTAGGAATCGGTTTGGAACTTACCCAGGAAATCCAAAGTTCTCTGGTGGAGCTTGGTGTGGATGAATCCAAAATTCTCATCTATAAACTCGAACCATACCCTGCGGGCGCGAAGAATTTTTCGAAATCGCTTTTGAAAATTTGTCTGGATCGACAATTAAAGAATATTCTGATCCTCTCCAAAAGATTCGAATCGTCACTGAATCAAAAAATCTACGAATCCGTTTTAGGACCAGCCGGTCTCAAGGTCCATATCGTTCCTCTCGCGGATCGGACGAATCTCTCCAATTGGTTTTTAACCGAAGAAGGATTCGAACTCGTGTTTACAAACTTAGCCAGAACGTTTTATCAAATACTCCCAGGAAAATAGAATCGTAATGTTAGACGCAAAAGAATCAAACGAGCTCATTCAGCAAAGAATCCAAAAAATCGAGGAACTCAAAAAACAGGGAATCAATCCCTACCCGGTTCGTTTTTTTCCGGATTCTAAATCCAAAGAGATCGTAGAAAAGTTTGAAACATCTCCGACGGGACCGGAAACGATCTACAAACTAGGTGGAAGACTCCATTCCAAAAGAGTTATGGGAAAGGCGAGTTTTGCTCATCTCAAAGACAGCACAGGAATCATTCAACTCTATGCGACCAGAGACGACCTCGGTGAAGCGCCGTATGCGATCTTCAAATCTCTCGACTTGGGCGATATCATCGGATTGGAGGGATACCTTTTTACGACTCAGAAAGGGGAAATCACCTTACATCTAACGAAGGTGGAACTTCTCGCAAAGTGTATTCGACCTCTTCCCGTTGTAAAAGAAAAAGACGGTGTCATCTATGACGCGTTCGCCGACGTAGAACAAAGATATAGAATGCGTTATGTGGACTTAGTCGTCAACGACGCTGTCAGAGAAACATTCATCACCCGAAGTAAGATCGTCTCTGAAATCAGAAGTTTTCTGACCAACGAAGGATTTCTGGAAGTGGAAACTCCGATGATGCAACCGATCGCCGGTGGGGCCGCGGCGAGACCGTTTGTCACACACCACAATACTCTTGATATGCAATTATTCTTAAGAATTGCACCGGAACTCTATCTCAAAAGACTCATCGTAGGTGGAATGGATCGGGTATTCGAACTCAATCGAAACTTTAGAAACGAAGGAATCTCCACCAAACACAATCCGGAATTTACGATGCTGGAAGCTTATATGGCCTTCGGCGACATGGCGTCGATGTTGGATCTGACCGAGAGACTCATCACATATTTAGCGCAAAAGGTTTGTGGGACTCTGAAGATCCAATATGGAAAAGATATGATCGATCTTTCCCCGCCTTGGAGAAGAGTTACCTATGTAGACATCATCAAAGAATACAGCGGAATCGATTTTAGTCAGGTCACAACTTTGGAAGAGGCAAAGAAGAAAGCCGCCGAGTTGAAAGTGGACGTTTCAAAATGTAACAGCATTTGGAAAGTGGCTGACGAAGTTTTTTCCGACAAGGCCGAACCGAATCTCATTCAACCGGTCTTTATCACCGATTATCCGACGGAACTTTCTCCCCTCGCAAAATCCAATCCAGAAAAACCGGGTTTTGTGGAACGTTTCGAACCCTACGTGGCTGGAAGAGAAATCGGAAATGCATTTACGGAATTAAACGATCCTTTTGATCAAAAAGAAAGATTTGAAGAACAAGTAAAACAAAGAGAAGCAGGAGACGACGAAGCGTTTATGATGGATGAGGACTATATCCGCGCTTTGGAATACGGAATGCCTCCTACGGGCGGTTTAGGAATCGGAATTGACCGTTTGGTGATGCTTCTTACCAATTCGCATTCGATTCGTGATACGATTCTTTTTCCTCTGATGCGTCCGGAATGATTGAGAATCTCACGAAGATCAAATTTGATATTTGAACATTGAAATC
This is a stretch of genomic DNA from Leptospira stimsonii. It encodes these proteins:
- a CDS encoding polysaccharide deacetylase family protein, which produces MWLVLILLSFHTFCRAPEKESNTSKESNPKGIPVLIYHEIVTENDREPGETVISLKKFEEQMEYLSSHGYHPISMKELLLYMKKGTTLPDRSIVLNFDDGWKNVLNAVPILKKHSFPASFWIISGPKGIGNGEYLEWSDIKELSANPLFEIGSHSYSHPWNPKDNLVTWVDKKVPGKGNKEALFELRESKKILEEKLGIPIDYLAWPCGWYNETLVQLAKRSGYKALLTTKDGANVPGGDPFHVKRIFIDGQCDLATFVEQLENPRYIVCQKTQKSTQGNSPYSY
- a CDS encoding DUF1993 domain-containing protein encodes the protein MLYEITILQFSKMLKNLSVLLEKGASYAETKKVDVEILLNARLALDQFHLIKQVQIACDTAKLGVSRLTGKEAPKHDDQEKTLPELQKRIQSVLSYLGTFTEKDFSEAIDRRISQPRWEGKYLTGKEFAIQHAIPNFYFHITTAYSILRHNGVDIGKKNYLGDMPFKN
- a CDS encoding glycosyltransferase family 2 protein, yielding MKTNRYYSNQIWITRIFLFLTIVSCVFACIEMFQILVEEILDHRPFAAIGQIAFIVIITLLTYGNFVYQFTRLGYFKRLLKHNPPEREELEEIYQVDSPPLAVLVPSYKEELDIVRETLLSAALQDYPNRRVVLLIDDPPQPKNYSDFEALQKMRNLPTSLQQEFEEACAPFATAKAEFLKRKRMGSLDFSIETEELIRHYQNVSLWFQNRILNYDDHSIKRELPEHTRVFMRDRFFAKWEELHSERILELENLLSQGGASLERIEKEYNRLSCLFSVEFTSFERKKYLNLSHLPNKAMNLNSYIYLLGKKWKEREESHGTFLEETEEANASFEIPSAEFLITLDADSALLPDYVLKLAKVMASPKNERVAVAQTPYSAIPGAPNLLEQMAGATTDIQYQIHQGFTHFGATFWVGANAMLRYKALLDICTVYEERGYKIHRYIQDNTVIEDTESSIDLLDVNWNLYNYPERLAYSATPADFGSLLIQRRRWANGGLIILPKLLRHVFQWPWSLPKFVEAFFRVHYLGSIAAVNIGLVILMGSPLGEGMETYWIAISSLPYFFLYGMDLVEMGYRWMDVFRVYALNLLLIPVNLAGVLMSLNQAVTGKQIPFSRTPKVIGRTAMPALYVIAEYALMAQLFFGFVTNYLHRNWAYSFYNLANALMLGYAIAKFIGLRASWEDLTLSLNKPPAEIVETVAQFVEPRVTIELEAAMLYGNDSSEKDQIH
- the lysS gene encoding lysine--tRNA ligase translates to MLDAKESNELIQQRIQKIEELKKQGINPYPVRFFPDSKSKEIVEKFETSPTGPETIYKLGGRLHSKRVMGKASFAHLKDSTGIIQLYATRDDLGEAPYAIFKSLDLGDIIGLEGYLFTTQKGEITLHLTKVELLAKCIRPLPVVKEKDGVIYDAFADVEQRYRMRYVDLVVNDAVRETFITRSKIVSEIRSFLTNEGFLEVETPMMQPIAGGAAARPFVTHHNTLDMQLFLRIAPELYLKRLIVGGMDRVFELNRNFRNEGISTKHNPEFTMLEAYMAFGDMASMLDLTERLITYLAQKVCGTLKIQYGKDMIDLSPPWRRVTYVDIIKEYSGIDFSQVTTLEEAKKKAAELKVDVSKCNSIWKVADEVFSDKAEPNLIQPVFITDYPTELSPLAKSNPEKPGFVERFEPYVAGREIGNAFTELNDPFDQKERFEEQVKQREAGDDEAFMMDEDYIRALEYGMPPTGGLGIGIDRLVMLLTNSHSIRDTILFPLMRPE
- a CDS encoding CDP-alcohol phosphatidyltransferase family protein — translated: MIIQEKKPKELLEDRIFTISNFLSVSRVFLLPFFITFTKTYMEDPEKTEFLLYAVFTCIIAVITDYLDGFLARLLNQESVLGRYLDPVCDKIVTVGGLSVIVHYFRFPSWILIAYVIREILGVWLGSFLYLKRGIQGKPNWWGKFGVGLVAIAVLWYMCIPLIEMQIDGESFLKHPEYSGYVLVLILSIGIFAYSKRYWNIVFHPEKIQIDPDDRKTRKKYELV